The DNA window AAGTGTggagcagtcaggagggagagcagcttcaacGACTAGAGGAAGATGATATCAAGCTCCCATTCACTGCTGTCTCTGTGAAGACAGAAGATGATGAAGGCAAAGCacagtcctcacagcttcatcacAGACAAACCGATGACCAGATGACAACAGCAGCTGatggagaggactgtggaggatCAGAAGCAACCAGAAATGTAGATTCAGCTTGTGGTGACAACACCTCAGTCTCCTCTGAGgctgagactgatgacagtgatgacatTTGCAGTGAGACCAGAGAAGCTCAGTCTCATAtaaatgctttaaaaaatacCAGTTCTCAAAGTGTGAAAAATATCACTTGCATTGTGTGTGGTAAAATACTTTGTTCCAAGAGAAGTATATACAGTCACATGACTGTGCACATGGACCTGGAATCCTTTATTTGTCCAGTATGTGGTAAAACATTTACTCACAAGCGAACATTACTGTCTCACATGAAAATTCACATTGACGGTAAGCCcttcagctgctcagtgtgTAAAAAAGGATTTAACCAGCGGCGATCATTGATTGAACACATAAGaacccacacaggagagaaaccctACTGCTGCTCAGTGTGTAACAAGTGTTTTCACAGGAGAGGAGTGTGGATTGTTCACACCAGGAGTCATGCAGAGGAGAAACCCTTTAGCTGCTCActgtgtggaaaaaagtttGGTCATCAAGCACATCTGAGAAGACATGAGAAACGCCACTCAGCAGAGAAACCGTTCAGTTGCTCAATCTGTGGGAGGTGTTTTAATGACAAAGGACATCTTAAAAGACATGTTAGActacacacaggagagaaggcATTTGGTTGTGAGACTTGTGGGAGAAAGTTTTTTCAAAAGAACCATTTAAAAACCCATAAATGTGTCATCTTTCCCACAGATCCTTAAAAGTCTTCCTGACTATTTCCAGGAGCACCCTTAGGTTCTCCATAATTTGAATGCCTCCACACCAGTTATAGCCATGGTCAGAGGCATTGtgtttcaggttgtccgtccatcccattcttgtgaacgtcctatctcaagaatgccttgagagattttcttcaaatctggcacaaacgtcAACTTGCACATCAAGTATAAACtgcttagattttggtggtcatagatcaaaagtcaaagtcactgtgacctcatctgtctcatacttgtgaatgcgatatctcaagaacaccttaaagctattttttcaaaatttggcacaaatgtacaGTTGGGCGGTAGCAATGTactgattagagtttggtgttcagaggtcaaggtcactgtgaccccattCGACACATTCTCATAAACACAGTAttttaagaacaccttgagggtatttgttcaaatttggcacaagcatccacttggactcagctaTAACtgagtagaatttgatggtcaaaagtcactgtgaccttacattCATCTCAATATCGTGAACACAATATGTCTAGAGGGCCTTGAGAgagttttctcaaatttggcacagacatcctcttgaactcaacaatgaactgatgagaAGTTGGTgtttaaaggtcaaggtcactgtgacctcataaaacatggttttggccataactcaagatcattatgctaattatgacaaacaaatgtcacagaaatgtctaatagtatataatgatgaa is part of the Epinephelus lanceolatus isolate andai-2023 chromosome 5, ASM4190304v1, whole genome shotgun sequence genome and encodes:
- the LOC117262014 gene encoding uncharacterized protein LOC117262014 isoform X1 — translated: MCKVQSVRVLVKQQLTAAVEQVLGLFETTITEYEQEIGRLCRLLEDGTVVQQVLVCKEEVLSEQQDSELQHIKEEQEEVWSSQEGGQLQGLEEDDVTGFPVNAVSVESGPQLQFTRLKLKKMQTADGLLVKQHLTAAVEQIVELFERTVTEYEKKLSRSNEDIDRQRKLLDAVLKPEVRLHRADVQHLLVCKDEVLCGSQDPEPLHIKKEQEEVWSSQEGEQLQRLEEDDIKLPFTAVSVKTEDDEGKAQSSQLHHRQTDDQMTTAADGEDCGGSEATRNVDSACGDNTSVSSEAETDDSDDICSETREAQSHINALKNTSSQSVKNITCIVCGKILCSKRSIYSHMTVHMDLESFICPVCGKTFTHKRTLLSHMKIHIDGKPFSCSVCKKGFNQRRSLIEHIRTHTGEKPYCCSVCNKCFHRRGVWIVHTRSHAEEKPFSCSLCGKKFGHQAHLRRHEKRHSAEKPFSCSICGRCFNDKGHLKRHVRLHTGEKAFGCETCGRKFFQKNHLKTHKCVIFPTDP